From uncultured Fusobacterium sp.:
CTTAGTACAATATATGACTATGAAATCTTGAGAAGAGCTTTAGGAAGTGGAATTGAGAATACAAGTACTAGAGAAAATGCGATAACTAAGATTAGAAAGATATTAAATGGTATCCAACGGGAAAAGAATATAATAGTTATGGATACTTATACTGTTCTAATGAAAATGAGGGATACTATTATAAACTATAGACTTATAGATTAAAATAGAGAGAGAGCTGAGATTATACTTGGCTCTCTATAAAAAGCTTTTATCTAACTGTTATAAAGGCTTTAAAGGCGTTTATAATCGATTTTAATTTTATTAAACCATAAATAATGGTTTGAAGTGCCTTAAAATCGAAATGGAGAGCTTATAGAGAGATCTTGAGCGTATAAAAATTGTCTTAAATTCAATGTTATAATATATTTTATAACAGGTGAAAAAGAGTTTTTTCTTATGATATATAAGGAACAGAAAAATAGTTATTGATTTTTAGCTAATTAAGTAAATTGTGATATAATAAACACGTATAAACGCGTTTAAATAACTTTAATAAAAAATAAACACGTATAAACGCGTTTATATGTTATAATATAAATAAAAAAGGGGTGATTAATATGAGAGTAATTCCAATGAAAGAAAATTTAACTACTGAATTTAAAAGTGATAAAAAAAGATATCCAGATAATTTATTAATAGAAGAGCTTGTTGGAATGGCTAATACTAAAGGTGGAGAACTGTACTTAGGAGTAGAGGATAATGGAGAGATAACAGGAGTTCATAAGGTTCATGAAGATATAAATGGACTTAAAGCTTTAGTAGCAAATATGACAGTTCCATCATTAAGTGTAAGAGCAGAAATATTATACGAAGATGGAAAAAAAGTTTTAAAAATAGAAATTCCAATGAGTAGAAGTATAATTGCTACAACTTCTGGTAAATTATTAAAAAGAAGATTAAAAATAGATGGTAGCCCAGAGAATGTACCTATGTATCCTTATGAAATAAATACAAGATTATCAGAACTTAGTTTATTGGATTTTTCAGGTCAAATATTATCAGGAGCTAAAATAGAAGATTTAGATCCAAATGAAAGAATAAGGTTAAAAAAAATTATAGAGTTAAGACATGGAGATAGCCTTTTATTAGAATTAGAAGATGAAGAGTTAGACAAGGCTCTTCAATTAGTAAAAGAAGAGAATGGACAATTATTTCCAACTGTAACAGGAATGTTGCTTATTGGAAAAGAAAAGAGACTCATAGAATTAATGCCTACAGCAAAATCTGTATTTCAAGTTTTAGATGGAACTATTGTAAGAAAAAACGAGGAATTTTCAAAGCCATTATTAGAAACATTTGAAATCTTTGAAGAAAATTTCAAAGTATGGAATCCAGAAACTGAAATAGAGAATGGATTATTTAGAATACCTGTTCCAGAATTTTCGTATAATGCCTTTAGAGAAGCATTAGTAAATGCTTTTTGCCATAGAGATTATTCAATGTTAGGAAGTGTTAGATTAGCTATTACAGATGAAGGAATGACTATAAGTAGTCCTGGAGGATTTATAGATGGAGTAAATTTAAAAAATCTTTTGACAGTGGAACCTCATGGAAGAAATCAAACATTGGCTAATGCTTTAAAAAGAATAGGACTAGCAGAAAGAACAGGAAGAGGAATAGATCGTATTTTTGAAGGATCTATAATTTATGGACGTCCATGGCCTGATTATTCAGAATCTAGTACAACTATAGTAAAAGTATTTATTCAAAAGGCTAAACCTAATATACCTTTTTTAAGAATGATTTATGAAGCTGGAAAAAGAAATGGAAAAAGTTTATCAATCAATTCCCTATTGATTCTTTCGTTAATTGAATTTGAACGTAAAGTAACTTTACAAGGAATTATCCAAAAAATAAACCTAACAGAAACTAGAATAAAAGCTAATATTAATAAATTGATAGAGGAAGGATTAATTGAGGAAATTGGCAGTAGAAAGAATAAAGAATATATACTAAGCAAAAGTGTGTACATGGAAAATAATAATTCTATTGGATATGTACGTCAAAGTGGGATAGATGCTATAAGACATGAAGAAATGGTTTTAAAGTTGGTTAAAGAAAGTAATAATGGAGTAAGAAGAGAGGAAGTTTCTGAATTACTTAACGTTTCAAAAGATAAAGCATATTTAGTACTAAAAAAATTAGTTGAGAGTAATAAAATAGAACTTATTGGAAAAGGAAGAGGAGCAAAATATTTTTATAAAAAGTAAATTACTTTTCATTACAAAAAATGGTTAGGTGAAATTGTAAAATGATTAGGTGAAGAAGTCAAAAAATAGAAGTGTTTTCTATAATAACCTTAAATGCTGTTATTTATAATATAATAAAAATGAGCAACTTGATTAGGTCTTGTAAAAAAATGATTAGGTAACAAATAAAAAAAGAACAAGCAGTGAAAAATCTAAA
This genomic window contains:
- a CDS encoding RNA-binding domain-containing protein, whose protein sequence is MRVIPMKENLTTEFKSDKKRYPDNLLIEELVGMANTKGGELYLGVEDNGEITGVHKVHEDINGLKALVANMTVPSLSVRAEILYEDGKKVLKIEIPMSRSIIATTSGKLLKRRLKIDGSPENVPMYPYEINTRLSELSLLDFSGQILSGAKIEDLDPNERIRLKKIIELRHGDSLLLELEDEELDKALQLVKEENGQLFPTVTGMLLIGKEKRLIELMPTAKSVFQVLDGTIVRKNEEFSKPLLETFEIFEENFKVWNPETEIENGLFRIPVPEFSYNAFREALVNAFCHRDYSMLGSVRLAITDEGMTISSPGGFIDGVNLKNLLTVEPHGRNQTLANALKRIGLAERTGRGIDRIFEGSIIYGRPWPDYSESSTTIVKVFIQKAKPNIPFLRMIYEAGKRNGKSLSINSLLILSLIEFERKVTLQGIIQKINLTETRIKANINKLIEEGLIEEIGSRKNKEYILSKSVYMENNNSIGYVRQSGIDAIRHEEMVLKLVKESNNGVRREEVSELLNVSKDKAYLVLKKLVESNKIELIGKGRGAKYFYKK